TTCAAGCTCGGCGACCGGATTTTCGCGACTGAACGGCCCGTCACCGGCCTTCTCTCGCCGCTCACTCCAACGAGGGCCAACGCCAAAGTCGCCATCGTGAACTGCCGATCGTACGGAGCGGAGGTTGGACGCGCTTTGCAGCAGAGTTTTGACCTGCTTGGTGGCATCGGTTCGCTCGTCAAAAACAAAACGGTCACGGTGAAGCTCAATCTCACCGGCACGGATTTCACGCCCTACCTCAACCGTCCCGTCGGCGAAACCTACATGACGCATTACTCGACAGCGGCGGCGCTCGCTTCATTGCTCTTCGCCGCGGGCGCCAAGCGCGTGAGGTTTGTGGAATCCACCCAGAGCCGTTCGGAGTTGGAAGGCACATTGTCGTTGGCGGATTGGGACGTGAATGCGTTGCGGGCGCTGGGGAAGGTTGAATTTGAGAACACCCGGAACCTCGGCAGCGCCAAGCGCTATTCTCATGTTAAGGTTCCCACTGGCGGTTACCTGTTCTCTTCTTTCGAATTCAACCATGCCTACGAGGAAACTGACGTGATGGTTTCGCTGGCCAAACTCAAGAACCACATCACGGCCGGTGTGACGCTTTCGATGAAAAACCTCTTCGGCGTCACGCCAAACTCGTTGTACGGCGACCAGGCCGGCAACGAAGAAGCCACTGCTGGTCGCGGGCCACTCCACAACCCCAAAGGTTTTGAGAAAATCAAACTACCCGGATTGAAGGACGGGATTTCTGAGACTGACCCGACCTACCGCGTTCCGCATATCGTGGCGGACATTTGCGCAGCTCGGCCCATTCATCTCTCGATCATTGACGGCATCACCTCGATGAGCGGCGGCGAAGGGCCGTGGTGCCGGGATGCGGCGGAATTGAAGTTGACGACACCCGGCGTGCTCATCGTTGGGTTGAATCCCGTTTCGACGGACGCGGTTGGCACGGCAGTGATGGGTTATGCGAATCCGCGCGCGGCGCGCGGCACCAAACCGTTCCACTTTTGCGACAATCATCTCTTGCTCGCGGAGCAAGCCGGAGTGGGCACCGCCGACCTCGCGCAAATCGACGTGCGCGGGATTCCGATCGACAAGGCACGGTATCCTTACAGTTGAGACGAGCTTCTCCAGAAGCTTAGCGGCCAAAGGCCAAGCCAACCGACTGCCGACGTCAATGAACCAGACCCGAGCGTCACTGGTTCGAGTTCCTTTCCCCTGATGAGCCTGGTTTGACTTTGATTTGAGTCAAGGTCATGAGTTGCGGCTGCCCTGACTATCACCCCATGAAAACTCCGGACGGCTGTTCCAGATCGTCGGCCCTGATTCATCCACTGCTCGCGTTGCTTGTCTGCCTTTTCGGAATTCAGGCGCGCGCCATTGATTCATCTGCCGTGAAGAAACTCTTCGCAAATCCGCCACGCGAATACAGCACCGGTCCGCTCTGGGTCTGGAACGATCTGCTCACTGAACGGGAAATCCGCGACACCATGCGCGATCTCGCCAGCCAGAAAGTCAAACAGGTGTTCGTCCATCCGCGTCCCGGTTTGATGACGCCTTACCTGTCAAAAGACTGGTTCCGGCTGTGGAAAGTGGCTCTCGACGAAGCGAAACAACTCGACATGAATGTCTGGATTTACGACGAGAATTCCTATCCGTCGGGGTTCGCGGGCGGACTGGTGCCGGAGGCCATGCCGGAATCGCGCGGGCGTGGATTGATTTTGAAAGAGGCCAAATCACCGCCGCCTTGGGCCGATAATCTCATCGTGGTTTACCGCGTCGAGGGTGACGTTTCGGAAAACGTCACCGCCAAAATAAAAGCGGGCGAGGCGCTGCCCGAGGCGCGTTACCTCGTCGCATCCGAAGCGCGCGCCGCCAACTCACCGTGGCACGGCAATCGGAGTTATGTAAATCTGCTCTCGCCCGGCGTGACGGAGAAGTTTCTCGACATCACGATGGAGGCCTATCGGCGCGAGATTGGCGACCAATTCGGCCAGCGCGTTCCTGGTGTCTTTACCGATGAGCCGAACATCCGGCCAGCCGGCGGCTTGCCGTGGAGCGAGATTCTGCCGCAGGAATTCCAAAAGCGCTGGGGCTACAACCTCCTTGACCATCTGCCGAGCCTGACGCAGCCCATCGGTGACTGGCGGAAGATTCGGCACAATTACTATCAGGTCCTCAACGAACAGTTCATCGAGCACTGGTCCAAGCCGTATCACGATTACTGCGAGAAGCACGGCCTCGAATGGACCGGTCATTACTGGGACCACGAGTGGCCAAACTGCGTTGGCGTGCCGGACAACATGGCGATGTATGCCTGGCACCAACGCCCCGCCATCGACAGTTTGATGAATCAATACGCTGAGAACACGCACGCCCAATTCGGCAATGCGCGCATGGTCAGGGAACTCTCCAGTGTGGCCAACCAACTCGGTCAAAAGCGGACGCTCTGCGAAGTCTATGGCGCTGGCGGTTGGGACTTGCGGTTCGAGGACATGAAACGCATCGGCGACTGGCTCGCCGTGCTTGGCGTCAATACCTTCGACGAGCACCTTTCCTACGTCACCATTCGCGGTGCGCGAAAGCGCGACCATCCGCAATCGTTTTCATATCACGAACCGTGGTGGGAGGCGTATCACGTCTCTGCCGGCTACTTCGCCCGGCTCTCGGCGGCGCTCTCGCAAGGTCAACAAATCAATCGCGTGCTGATCATTGAGCCGACGACGACCGCGTGGATGTACCAAGGCGATCAGGCGCGGTTGAAGGAAATCGGTGATTCGTTTTTCCAGTTCTTGATGACCCTCGAAGCCGCTCAAGTCGAATATGACCTCGGCTCCGAGGACGTGATCGCCCGGCACGGCGCAGTCGAAGGGCAGGAGTTAAGAGTCGGCAAGCGGCGTTACCACACCGTTGTTTTGCCACCGATGATGAATCCACTCTCCACGCTTACGCCGCCGGTGAAGTTGAATCTGAACCGCCGAACGATGACGTTGCTGCATGACTTCGTAGTGGCACGAGGCTCGGTGCTGGACTGCGCTAAAGGGGTGGAGTGCATCGACGGTCAA
The Verrucomicrobiota bacterium DNA segment above includes these coding regions:
- a CDS encoding DUF362 domain-containing protein encodes the protein MKPKRCDRRTFLRWSTTLAVGVPMAFKLGDRIFATERPVTGLLSPLTPTRANAKVAIVNCRSYGAEVGRALQQSFDLLGGIGSLVKNKTVTVKLNLTGTDFTPYLNRPVGETYMTHYSTAAALASLLFAAGAKRVRFVESTQSRSELEGTLSLADWDVNALRALGKVEFENTRNLGSAKRYSHVKVPTGGYLFSSFEFNHAYEETDVMVSLAKLKNHITAGVTLSMKNLFGVTPNSLYGDQAGNEEATAGRGPLHNPKGFEKIKLPGLKDGISETDPTYRVPHIVADICAARPIHLSIIDGITSMSGGEGPWCRDAAELKLTTPGVLIVGLNPVSTDAVGTAVMGYANPRAARGTKPFHFCDNHLLLAEQAGVGTADLAQIDVRGIPIDKARYPYS